From the Lathyrus oleraceus cultivar Zhongwan6 chromosome 4, CAAS_Psat_ZW6_1.0, whole genome shotgun sequence genome, one window contains:
- the LOC127136657 gene encoding uncharacterized protein LOC127136657: protein MNPERRSTFQFKYKKVDLDSLKKLSAKVIKLTKFVDNYGRILSLLNEKMEPMETVTIAQFYDPPLCCFTFSEFQLAHTLEELERLMGRNLRDHDPFPKFDEGITSKRITSVLGLEVQFIIGNWDKKGVFNVFSRWFLEEQAVKFEKDGKQKAFHVVLALLVYRIVLFQNLDNFVGHVAVRLFLYGNPVPFLLADIYHALHERHEKKGGTLLCYEQLLHTWFISHMPEKGPHTSKTLKPSQKLTSITANHVKWYIRDWETPNIIVSNGDFPNVLLIGTRGCINYNPMLSLMQHGYSMNGPPKAEALEPFILHDNDADNPIVKKIKKSWKTIVRRVPEPEPILPEDVEKINSQIKELELENFELQLKLSRTTLENKNMKDERKEKDRDHEASNKRARTFEDKKDELDDILIGIKSVLKTKNEELKKAHLKIQELDKMLERSLVVKREARLDYEAQICELRDTLKNCKDKGLYREDREALDEDQRVIKKLQDLYVEWNGKFVKLARFANLNMLELPKKLQEVDWSMCPEHTSSSFQLCQVLKVKGERAHHRSCYDQKG, encoded by the exons AGAAAGTGGACCTTGATAGTTTGAAGAAGTTGAGTGCCAAAGTGATCAAGCTCACTAAATTCGTGGACAATTATGGGAGGATCCTTAGTCTTTTGAATGAAAAGATGGAACCAATGGAAACTGTGACTATAGCTCAATTCTATGACCCACCTCTATGTTGTTTCACCTTTTCTGAATTCCAATTAGCTCATACTTTGGAAGAGTTAGAGAGACTTATGGGCCGGAATTTGAGGGACCATGATCCATTTCCCAAGTTTGATGAAGGTATCACTTCCAAGAGAATAACTTCAGTTTTAGGTCTGGAGGTCCAATTCATTATAGGTAATTGGGATAAGAAGGGAGTGTTCAATGTTTTTTCTAGATGGTTTTTGGAAGAACAAGCTGTGAAGTTTGAGAAAGATGGAAAACAGAAAGCATTCCATGTCGTGCTAGCCCTATTGGTTTATAGGATAGTATTGTTTCAAAATCTCGACAATTTCGTAGGTCATGTGGCCGTAAGACTATTCCTCTATGGTAATCCGGTACCTTTTCTCCTAGCTGATATCTACCATGCCCTCCATGAGCGTCATGAGAAGAAAGGGGGAACCCTTTTGTGTTACGAACAGTTGTTGCATACTTGGTTCATATCTCACATGCCCGAAAAAGGACCCCACACCTCCAAAACACTTAAGCCCTCTCAGAAGTTAACTTCCATTACTGCCAACCATGTCAAATGGTATATAAGAGATTGGGAGACCCCGAATATTATTGTTAGCAATGGAGACTTTCCTAATGTACTTTTgatagggactaggggttgcatcaactacaaccctatGTTATCCCTGATGCAACATGGTTACTCCATGAATGGACCTCCAAAAGCTGAAGCTTTAGAGCCTTTCATTTTGCATGACAATGATGCAGACAACCCAATTGTGAAGAAGATTAAGAAATCCTGGAAAACAATTGTTAGAAGGG TTCCCGAGCCAGAACCTATACTACCTGAAGACGTTGAGAAGATCAATTCCCAAATTAAGGAGCTTGAATTAGAAAACTTTGAGTTACAACTTAAGCTTAGTCGAACCACTTTGGAAAATAAAAATATGAAGGATGAACGTAAAGAGAAGGACCGAGACCATGAAGCTAGCAACAAGAGAGCAAGAACATTTGAAGACAAGAAGGATGAGCTTGATGATATTCTCATAGGTATAAAATCTGTGCTCAAAACCAAGAATGAGGAGCTCAAAAAAGCCCACCTCAAAATTCAAGAGTTGGACAAAATGTTGGAGAGATCTCTTGTGGTGAAGAGAGAAGCTAGACTCGACTATGAAGCTCAAATCTGTGAACTCAGGGACACTCTCAAGAATTGCAAAGATAA GGGACTGTATAGGGAGGATAGAGAGGCCCTAGACGAAGATCAGCGTGTCATTAAGAAGCTCCAAGACctctatgttgaatggaatggAAAATTCGTCAAATTGGCTAGATTTGCTAACCTCAACATGCTAGAACTTCCAAAGAAACTCCAAGAAGTTGATTGGAGCATGTGCCCAGAACACACCtcctcaagttttcaactttGTCAAGTTTTGAAAGTGAAGGGTGAAAGAGCTCACCACCGATCTTGCTACGATCAAAAGGGATGA